From a single Brassica oleracea var. oleracea cultivar TO1000 chromosome C5, BOL, whole genome shotgun sequence genomic region:
- the LOC106293317 gene encoding uncharacterized protein LOC106293317 — MNRIKPEFMKKLTKFIVISIWVSSLLITHNFYLCKLTIQLVTHAVDKMYMFLVCNGLLVFVAKYSGLISSSKPVEESWSNTDQTFDHRDFDSYDATLELEYYSDHDRGTMTFLAEEVSTQDQETEEEKEDEDEDEESEETLETNGGLEEECDIQGKFKEEEDNVGVVMEEDMNKKFDEFIRKMKEELRLEAKQHLILV; from the coding sequence ATGAATCGAATAAAACCTGAGTTTATGAAGAAACTGACCAAGTTCATAGTGATTTCGATATGGGTTTCATCTCTTTTAATCACTCACAACTTCTATTTATGTAAACTCACAATTCAACTCGTAACACACGCGGTAGATAAGATGTACATGTTTCTCGTCTGCAATGGTCTCTTAGTGTTTGTCGCTAAGTACTCTGGTTTAATATCTTCATCAAAACCTGTAGAGGAAAGCTGGAGCAACACCGATCAAACCTTTGATCACAGAGACTTTGATAGTTACGATGCGACGTTGGAGCTAGAGTACTACTCTGATCATGATAGAGGAACAATGACTTTTCTTGCAGAGGAAGTTAGTACACAAGACCAAGAAACCGAAGAAGAGAAGGAAGATGAAGATGAAGATGAAGAATCTGAAGAGACATTAGAAACTAATGGTGGTCTAGAGGAAGAGTGTGATATTCAAGGCAAATTTAAAGAAGAGGAAGATAATGTGGGAGTGGTGATGGAGGAAGATATGAACAAGAAGTTCGATGAGTTCATTAGAAAGATGAAGGAAGAGCTTAGACTCGAAGCTAAACAGCATCTAATCCTTGTTTGA
- the LOC106295080 gene encoding serine acetyltransferase 3, mitochondrial, with amino-acid sequence MFPVTSRRHFTSSLYMLRSSSPHNHVLYSPSSFLPSFISSKSKSKSKSSSSTNKHNQQSPPPMAACIDTCRTGKPQISRDSNRSHDDESGFRYSNYYRPSGYHPTTQTKTIHTRPLVEDLPNDDVWAKIRQEARSDIEREPIVSGYYQASIVSQRSLEAALANTLSVKLSNLNLPSNTLFDLFNGVLEQHPEIVESVKQDLLAVKERDPACISYVHCFLHFKGFLACQAHRIAHELWTQNRKVLALLIQNRVSEAFAVDFHPGAKIGTGILLDHATAIVIGETAVVGNNVSILHNVTLGGTGKQCGDRHPKIGDGVLIGAGTCILGNITIGEGAKIGAGSVVLKDVPPRTTAVGNPARLLGGKDNPKKHDKDPGLTMDQTSHISEWSDYVI; translated from the coding sequence ATGTTCCCGGTCACAAGTCGCCGCCACTTCACATCCTCCCTATATATGCTCCGTTCATCTTCTCCACACAACCACGTCCTCTACTCTCCCTCCTCTTTCCTCCCTTCCTTCATCTCCTCCAAATCCAAATCCAAATCCAAATCCTCCTCTTCAACCAACAAACACAACCAACAATCTCCTCCTCCAATGGCCGCGTGCATCGACACGTGCCGAACCGGTAAACCACAGATCTCACGCGACTCGAACCGGTCCCACGACGACGAATCCGGTTTCCGTTACTCCAATTACTACCGCCCCTCCGGTTATCATCCAACAACCCAGACGAAAACCATCCACACCCGTCCTCTCGTCGAAGACCTCCCAAACGACGACGTATGGGCCAAGATCCGACAAGAGGCCAGATCCGACATCGAGAGAGAGCCAATCGTCTCCGGCTACTACCAGGCCTCGATCGTCTCGCAACGATCTCTCGAAGCCGCCTTAGCCAACACGCTCTCCGTCAAGCTCAGCAACCTGAACCTCCCGAGCAACACGCTCTTCGATCTCTTCAACGGCGTCCTCGAACAGCACCCTGAGATCGTCGAGTCCGTTAAGCAAGACCTCTTAGCTGTTAAAGAGAGAGATCCCGCGTGCATCAGCTACGTCCACTGCTTCCTCCACTTCAAAGGCTTTTTAGCCTGCCAGGCCCATCGAATAGCCCACGAGCTTTGGACCCAAAACCGAAAGGTTCTTGCTTTGTTGATTCAGAACAGAGTCTCCGAAGCCTTCGCCGTCGATTTCCACCCCGGGGCCAAGATCGGGACGGGGATTCTGCTCGACCACGCGACGGCGATTGTGATCGGGGAGACGGCGGTGGTGGGGAACAATGTTTCGATTCTTCACAACGTGACGCTCGGAGGGACGGGGAAGCAGTGTGGGGATAGGCATCCGAAGATCGGCGATGGGGTGTTGATCGGAGCTGGGACGTGTATCTTGGGGAACATCACGATTGGTGAAGGGGCGAAGATCGGTGCTGGCTCGGTGGTTTTGAAGGACGTGCCGCCGAGGACGACGGCTGTGGGGAATCCGGCGAGGTTGCTTGGTGGGAAAGATAATCCGAAGAAGCATGACAAGGATCCTGGTCTGACTATGGACCAAACATCGCATATATCCGAGTGGTCGGATTATGTTATTTAA
- the LOC106343595 gene encoding 30S ribosomal protein S10, chloroplastic-like, with the protein MAVSSVTSFMLPSFVNPTSSSSSRQKVSLLSLLPSSSTHGDIGSCVLNKPSISFTKKVFAAPETLTPETLDEPTSEEFSEVPSSPSISVDADKMAPKQKIRIKLRSYWVPLIEDSCKQILDAARNTNAKTMGPVPLPTKKRIYCVLKSPHVHKDARFHFEIRTHQRMIDILYPTAQTIDSLMQLDLPAGVDVEVKL; encoded by the exons ATGGCGGTTTCTTCCGTAACTTCGTTCATGTTACCCTCTTTCGTCAACCCTACCTCTTCTTCTTCGTCCAGACAGAAAGTCTCTCTGCTTTCACTGCTTCCATCTTCTTCTACTCATGGCGACATTGGCTCTTGCGTCCTTAACAAACCCTCCATCTCGTTTACGAAGAAGGTCTTCGCAGCTCCCGAAACCCTAACTCCAGAAACTCTCGATGAACCCACCTCTGAGGAATTCTCCGAG GTTCCAAGCTCTCCCTCCATAAGTGTAGACGCAGATAAG ATGGCGCCAAAGCAAAAGATTAGGATCAAGCTTAGATCTTACTGGGTGCCTCTTATTGAGGACTCATGCAAGCAGATACTCGACGCTGCGAGGAACACCAATGCCAAGACGATGGGTCCTGTTCCATTGCCTACCAAGAAGCGTATCTACTGTGTTCTCAAGTCTCCCCACGTTCACAAGGATGCAAGGTTCCACTTTGAGATCCGGACTCACCAGCGGATGATTGATATTCTCTACCCTACTGCTCAAACAATCGACTCCTTGATGCAACTGGATCTTCCCGCTGGTGTTGATGTGGAAGTGAAGCTCTGA
- the LOC106292333 gene encoding U1 small nuclear ribonucleoprotein C-like yields MLAAPPPMDFSVDMSCDIKVNNSCELCNRKVNEVMQSLTAFYSVTYLGENNTIKLKARANPNVIMGISHKYGDHGKITNFHMNGQPVTPQPGGGCYYGPSGYNLPSNAPGYYPYPSPYAPPPQFLPGNYGYPWPNPPPPQKESTPQGIYKQHTAPPAYVMQPPPPMPLSSYSYIEPPYWPMSGR; encoded by the exons ATGCTAGCAGCTCCTCCTCCAATGGATTTCTCTGTCGACATG AGCTGTGATATAAAAGTGAACAATAGCTGCGAGCTTTGCAATCGAAAAGTGAATGAAGTTATGCAGTCTCTCACAG CATTTTACTCTGTGACTTATCTTGGAGAAAACAACACAATTAAGCTCAAGGCGAGAGCTAACCCTAATGTGATTATGGGGATCAGTCACAAGTACGGCGATCACGGCAAGATCACCAACTTCCATATGAACGGCCAACCCGTCACCCCTCAACCTGGCGGCGGCTGTTATTACGGTCCATCAGGCTATAACCTTCCTTCCAACGCCCCCGGTTATTATCCTTACCCTTCTCCTTACGCTCCACCGCCGCAGTTTCTCCCCGGGAACTATGGCTACCCTTGGCCTAATCCACCGCCGCCGCAGAAGGAGAGTACTCCACAGGGGATATATAAGCAGCATACAGCGCCGCCGGCTTATGTTATGCAGCCGCCACCGCCAATGCCGTTGTCTAGTTACTCTTATATTGAACCTCCGTATTGGCCGATGAGTGGGAGGTGA